CACATTTTGACAAACAAAACCTTTCACAGGTTCTCTTGATGTAATTCTCCCCAACCACTACTGCTTCTAATATATTTGTCAACAATACCAAATTCCCTATTCTGATCAACCCGCCTAGCATAGTTCTCAATGGAGATAAGGCCCTTCTTCAACCTCCTGTAGTGGATGATCTCCCATGGCCACAAGCGAGCAGAACCAAAGTACGCCTCAGCAGGCAAAGGCTTTTCATTCTCATCTTGACAACCAAGGCCATAGTGCTTCAGCACACTGCTCAACTCCCCTGCAGAAATGCTTGATGAGTGGAAGGATGATGAGCTGGCAAGAGCTTCTGGGTCCAATTTCTTCAATGGAACTTGCACATGCTCAGTTTCAAATGTATCAGAATTTTGACATTCCATCTCTAACACAGGCTCCAGAGAGAGATTTCCAGCAGCAAGTGTGCCTTCCTCTGACAGTATTTGTGTGCTTGAATTAGTTGCTTTGTGCAATGAATTGGACATCATTAGGCAGTCATCATTATCCTTCTGAAGAGGCTGATATTTTTCCATTTCAGTGTCTGCTTTGGACGATGACACTGCATTGTCATTCACAGCAACCGTCTTCAATCCATGTTTATCACCCTGCAAGCCAGTTTCACCTTCTACTGGTTGCACTTCTTCAATAAAAACCTCCTTGGATTCAGGTGTTGTAGCATTATCTGATGAGCCTTTCATGATCAGCTGTACCTTATTTGAAGAGGACGGCAAAGCTTGACCAAGTGACACGGACAAGGATAGGGATGTAGGAGATATTGATCTTGACATGGTTTTAGAACTTTGGGATCTAGAATAGAGTGATGTTGAGCCAGACCTTAAGCTGGAAGATACTGATTTTGATCTAGAGTGGGAGTGAGACCTTTGCAGCTGCTTAGAGGAATGAGATGTAGAATGCAATCTAGATGTGGTGTTGTCAGAATGCAGAAAAGATGAAGTTGATCGTCTCCCTTTCTTTGTGCCATGTCTTTTTGGAGATTCCATTTCCTTCCTACTTTGTCTTTTCCTTTCATACTCCTTTTTACAGGACCAATCAGTTTCCTTTGATACAGCAGATCTTCCATTCCTTGTCACTTCTTCATGCCTTCCTGAACCAGATGATTCTTTATCATTCTTGAGTCTCCTTCCTGGTATAGCATCTCTACTTGACTGGAGCTTTTCCCATGACCTGGATCCATTTTTTTCTGGATCGCCTTTACCTCTACCACTTCTATGGATGTCATCAGTGTGCCTACTGTCAAACCTAGTGACATTTCTCCGTGAAGCATTTTCCTGGGGACAATTGCGCATTTTGTGACCAGAGCCTCCACATTTGTAGCAAGTTTCCTGGGATTTTACATCACTAAGACGGTTTAAAGTTGCATCGCTGGTGTGATCCCCCCCTGCATTCTCTTGAGAGCTTTGTAAAGCAAGAGTACCGCCAGAATAAGCCTTCTGAAGATTTTCATCATTGTTTCTCCTATCAAAACCTTCATAAGGATCATATCTATCAAATTCTACCCCATTTTCAACACCAACTTCATTTGGTGGGTTATGGAATTGCTCACCCCATCTATCATTGTCCATTGGGTCAGGTCCAACCCTACCTCTTTCATCTAGAAAATCTTCTCTATAACCCTGATGTTCTTTGTTGGTGTGATCTTCAATGTCATCCTGGTGGTTAACTATCTCTTCCTGGTGCATGTCTGCAGAACTAGGTATTCTGCTATTCCTATCTGCTTGAGTAAAACTCAACCTATAATCTTGCTGATCATTGGAACccaattttcttttaacatgATCTCCTCCTCTGTCAGAATTCCCACCATGCTGTGGCTCATAAGATCTAGCAGTCCTTGCAAATCTTTTAAGTGGTCTAGGCTGTTTATTTGACCATGAGAGAGTTAGTGGTTTCCCACAAATGCTCCTCTTATGTAGTGCTCTCAAAGCTTTTTC
The Populus nigra chromosome 3, ddPopNigr1.1, whole genome shotgun sequence genome window above contains:
- the LOC133687938 gene encoding uncharacterized protein LOC133687938; its protein translation is MSLHIGNLSSHIRRDELERVFQRFGRCNVRMKDGYGFVVYEFPPNAEKALRALHKRSICGKPLTLSWSNKQPRPLKRFARTARSYEPQHGGNSDRGGDHVKRKLGSNDQQDYRLSFTQADRNSRIPSSADMHQEEIVNHQDDIEDHTNKEHQGYREDFLDERGRVGPDPMDNDRWGEQFHNPPNEVGVENGVEFDRYDPYEGFDRRNNDENLQKAYSGGTLALQSSQENAGGDHTSDATLNRLSDVKSQETCYKCGGSGHKMRNCPQENASRRNVTRFDSRHTDDIHRSGRGKGDPEKNGSRSWEKLQSSRDAIPGRRLKNDKESSGSGRHEEVTRNGRSAVSKETDWSCKKEYERKRQSRKEMESPKRHGTKKGRRSTSSFLHSDNTTSRLHSTSHSSKQLQRSHSHSRSKSVSSSLRSGSTSLYSRSQSSKTMSRSISPTSLSLSVSLGQALPSSSNKVQLIMKGSSDNATTPESKEVFIEEVQPVEGETGLQGDKHGLKTVAVNDNAVSSSKADTEMEKYQPLQKDNDDCLMMSNSLHKATNSSTQILSEEGTLAAGNLSLEPVLEMECQNSDTFETEHVQVPLKKLDPEALASSSSFHSSSISAGELSSVLKHYGLGCQDENEKPLPAEAYFGSARLWPWEIIHYRRLKKGLISIENYARRVDQNREFGIVDKYIRSSSGWGELHQENL